The Raphanus sativus cultivar WK10039 chromosome 2, ASM80110v3, whole genome shotgun sequence genome includes a region encoding these proteins:
- the LOC130508512 gene encoding uncharacterized protein LOC130508512, whose translation MDYDTLDISGENYLRWAINISVILTIEGLSECIIKDDHGTDNEKYKALTVMRHHLNVELRNQYQDIQSSRCLWTELKSKYTKVILPKARHEWMSLSFQDFGSVEKYNYALSKVAHTLMFCGEKLTEEELLEKVFSTADPKDLFLQLTYRDKGFTTYNDLFLYLSQNEQMNQMKDDMSGYEADSDDEESMGATSKVTNGVAG comes from the coding sequence ATGGACTATGATACCCTAGATATCTCTGGAGAGAACTATCTAAGATGGGCAATAAATATCTCGGTTATACTAACGATAGAAGGTCTTAGTGAATGTATCATCAAGGATGATCATGGAACCGATAATGAGAAATATAAGGCATTAACAGTAATGCGCCATCATCTCAATGTGGAACTGAGAAATCAGTACCAAGATATACAAAGCTCTCGATGCCTTTGGACAGAGTTAAAGTCCAAATACACTAAGGTGATATTACCAAAGGCAAGGCATGAGTGGATGAGCCTCAGTTTCCAGGACTTTGGGTCTGtggaaaaatacaattatgcTCTATCCAAAGTAGCTCATACACTGATGTTTTGTGGTGAAAAGTTGACAGAGGAGGAATTACTTGAAAAAGTTTTCTCCACAGCAGATCCAAAAGATCTATTCCTACAACTAACCTATCGAGATAAAGGTTTCACCACATACAACGATCTGTTCTTATACTTATCTCAAAATGAACAGATGAATCAGATGAAAGATGATATGAGCGGCTATGAGGCAgatagtgatgatgaagaaTCCATGGGAGCCACGTCCAAAGTGACAAATGGAGTGGCCGGCTAG
- the LOC108839700 gene encoding protein DYAD-like, protein MSIKLNLQSRENTHVTCTRISGSHITHTHTLSLYILYINLCRFALPFRPSSSSCKTSLQRKSFFFSREIEEDHREKKKKIMIETMLAKRYPIRGGVSASSPPPPPPDDVAHIRVGSYYEIDSSILPLRSPEQLKSIRIVMVNKITGRHVSLRYPSMYSLRSYFDLNRTKPDNKKQKKKSLLPVLDEGYVARAELAGELLYRRIPHHQVSLNRDTWRFWVSPDPQPDDATLYRPISPDGKCWSELRSRGMIKWGKRLRVRYESRHNKKSARLKEEDDDGTGKRKLITESRTESQIVVYKKRKTGDVIESRDQRLAHVSEQKKENQIVVYKRRSEKNFIDRWSVERYKLAEKNMLKVMKEKNAVFGNSMLRSELRSEARKLIGDTGLLDHLLKHMAGKVAPGGQDRFRRKHNADGAMEYWLESSHLVDLRKEAGVEDPYWTPPLGWKLGDSPTQDPVCAGEIRDIRQVLASLKREMEKLASKKEEEELAIMTTPKSCVTSQNVDHDNMMTPAKEMYADLLKKKCQIENQLVIIAETLRKMEEDMGWLKKTVDENCPRMPDSTEMPFLLEGSPMMMKTREGEVKENQITEPPQKAREDNRQDQRSPLSLIHNTGFRICRPVASFSWPKLPALVATTDTDESASSPSYRPSPSLPHRPVKALADKRPHVLPFPFNVRSPETPTNLFDL, encoded by the exons ATGTCAATTAAACTCAACTTGCAGAGCAGGGAAAACACTCACGTGACATGCACACGCATCTCAGGCTCAcacatcacacacacacacacactctctctctatatcCTGTATATAAACCTCTGCCGATTTGCTCTCCCGTTTcgtccttcttcctcttcctgcAAAACCTCTCTGCAGAgaaaaagcttttttttttcccg GGAAATCGAAGAGGATCATcgggagaaaaagaagaagatcatgATC GAAACGATGTTGGCGAAAAGGTACCCGATCAGAGGAGGAGTCTCCGCCAGTTCGCCGCCGCCTCCGCCGCCTG ATGACGTGGCGCACATAAGAGTGGGATCTTATTACGAAATCGATTCCTCCATCCTTCCTCTAAGATCCCCGGAGCAGCTCAAATCTATCAGAATCGTCATG GTGAACAAAATCACGGGACGTCACGTGTCTCTCCGGTACCCGAGCATGTACTCACTCAGatcatattttgatttgaacCGGACTAAACCGGATAataagaagcagaagaagaagagtcttCTTCCGGTTTTGGACGAGGGGTACGTGGCGAGGGCGGAGCTAGCCGGAGAGTTGCTTTACCGAAGAATCCCACATCACCAAGTTTCTCTCAACAGAGACACGTGGAGGTTCTGGGTTTCTCCTGATCCTCAACCGGACGACGCTACACTCTACCGCCCGATTTCGCCAGACGGAAAGTGCTGGTCTGAGCTGAGATCGAGAGGGATGATCAAGTGGGGGAAGAGGTTGCGTGTCCGCTACGAGAGCCGCCATAACAAGAAGAGTGCTAGACTcaaggaggaagatgatgatgggacTGGTAAGAGGAAGCTAATAACTGAATCCAGGACTGAGAGTCAAATCGTGGTTTACAAGAAGAGGAAAACAGGGGATGTAATAGAGAGCAGAGATCAGAGACTCGCTCATGTGTCTGAGCAGAAGAAGGAGAATCAAATTGTGGTTTACAAGAGGAGATCAGAGAAGAACTTTATTGACAGATGGTCTGTTGAGAG GTACAAACTTGCTGAGAAGAACATGTTAAAAgtgatgaaggagaagaacGCAGTGTTTGGTAACTCCATGCTCAGGTCAGAGTTGAGGTCAGaagcaaggaagctgattggagACACGGGTCTTTTGGATCATCTGCTTAAGCACATGGCGGGAAAGGTGGCTCCTGGGGGTCAAGACAGGTTTAGGAGAAAACACAATGCAGATGGAGCTATGGAGTATTGGTTGGAGAGTTCTCATTTGGTTGACTTAAGGAAAGAAGCAGGAGTCGAAGATCCTTACTGGACGCCTCCACTTGGTTGGAAGCTTGGTGACAGTCCTACTCAAGATCCTGTCTGCGCTGGAGAGATCCGTGACATCAGACAAGTATTAGCTAGCCTTAAAAG AGAGATGGAGAAACTCGCgtcaaagaaagaagaggaggagCTTGCTATCATGACTACACCTAAATCTTGTGTTACTAGCCAGAACGTGGACCATGATAATATGATGACTCCAGCAAAG GAAATGTACGCTGATCTGCTGAAGAAGAAATGCCAAATTGAGAACCAGCTAGTGATAATTGCAGAAACCTTGCGCAAAATGGAG GAAGACATGGGATGGCTTAAGAAAACAGTGGACGAGAACTGTCCTAGAATGCCAGACTCAACGGAGATGCCTTTTCTACTAGAGGGTTCACCAATGATGATGAAGACACGAGAAGGAGAGGTGAAGGAAAATCAAATCACTGAGCCACCTCAAAAAGCTAGGGAAGATAATCGACAAGACCAACGATCACCACTTTCACTTATACACAACACTGGTTTCAGAATCTGCAGGCCTGTGGCGAGTTTCTCCTGGCCTAAACTACCTGCCCTTGTTGCTACAACTGATACTGATGAGTCTGCTTCTTCGCCCAGTTACAGACCATCTCCTTCTTTGCCTCATCGTCCAGTAAAGGCACTTGCAGATAAGCGTCCTCACGTGTTACCTTTTCCGTTCAACGTCCGTTCCCCAGAAACTCCAACAAATCTCTTCGACCTTTAA
- the LOC108841134 gene encoding uncharacterized protein LOC108841134 gives MNGRDASSIPNVDLPSTTAGSRVAASLPCRRKSLVNGGQGDVFYGEDDVADLMFREEEVEQDSVMRAYRSDEAMRSIQDTRRRERRSFFCFECFDFLILVFSRNRN, from the coding sequence ATGAACGGAAGAGATGCTTCTTCGATTCCCAACGTTGACTTACCATCTACAACGGCGGGATCACGAGTTGCAGCATCGTTGCCATGCCGACGGAAAAGTCTAGTTAACGGTGGACAGGGAGATGTTTTCTACGGCGAAGATGACGTGGCAGATTTGATGtttagagaagaagaagtggaacAAGACTCGGTGATGAGAGCTTACAGAAGTGACGAAGCCATGAGATCTATTCAAGATACGCGAAGacgagaaagaagaagcttctTTTGCTTTGAATGTTTCGACTTTCTCATACTTGTTTTCTCTAGAAATAGGAACTAA
- the LOC108841038 gene encoding cell number regulator 6 — MSGGGAPSRYVKLTKEQAPVDEVNPGELNQPIQVPQLDVYKCHECGQTLPENFEAPADEPWTTGIFGCTEDMDSFWQGFFCPSVLFGRVYETLSEEETSWKRACVCHSIVVEGGLTAASLLVCIPGIDPHTTFLLWEGLFFVWWMCGIYTGNVRQTLQRKYHLQDSPCDPCMVHCFLHFCAVCQAHREMKNRLSDNFVMPMTVVNPPPVQEMSSSNDGHHHDSVPVSHHSSDLVMRPL, encoded by the exons ATGTCGGGCGGAGGAGCACCGTCGAGGTACGTCAAGTTGACAAAGGAACAAGCTCCGGTCGATGAGGTTAATCCCGGCGAACTCAATCAACCGATTCAGGTTCCTCAA CTAGATGTTTACAAATGCCACGAGTGTGGCCAAACTTTGCCTGAAAATTTTGAAGCTCCTGCAGATGAGCCATGGACTACCGGAATATTCGGGTGCACTGAGGACATGGATAGCT TTTGGCAAGGATTCTTTTGCCCAAGTGTTCTGTTTGGACGTGTCTATGAAACTCTGAGTGAGGAGGAAACCTCATGGAAGAGAGCATGTGTTTGCCATTCGATTGTAGTAGAAGGCGGTCTTACGGCCGCATCCTTGCTTGTTTGTATTCCCGGTATAGATCCACATACCACGTTTCTTTTATGGGAAGGCTTGTTCTTTGTTTGGTGGATGTGTGGGATTTACACTGGAAACGTCAGGCAAACTCTCCAGCGCAAATATCATCTCCAG GACTCTCCTTGCGACCCGTGTATGGTGCATTGTTTCCTCCATTTCTGTGCTGTTTGTCAAGCACACCGGGAGATGAAGAACCGTCTTTCGGATAACTTTGTGATGCCAATGACTGTGGTTAACCCGCCACCGGTTCAAGAGATGAGTTCCTCTAACGACGGACACCACCATGACTCTGTCCCTGTATCACACCACAGCTCTGACCTCGTGATGCGGCCTTTGTAG